One Paracoccus sp. TOH DNA segment encodes these proteins:
- the trmFO gene encoding methylenetetrahydrofolate--tRNA-(uracil(54)-C(5))-methyltransferase (FADH(2)-oxidizing) TrmFO yields the protein MEPIHIIGAGLAGSEAAWQIARAGVPVVLHEMRPQVATFAHRTGDCAEMVCSNSFRSDDDRMNAVGQLHWEMRAADGLIMAMAERHRLPAGGALAVDRDAFSQAVTQALRDEPLVSFAPGEVTALPAEGRWIVATGPLTSAALGQSIRSLTGEGSLAFFDAIAPIVHAESIDMSICWRQSRYDKGETEEERTAYINCPMTRADYEGFIDALLAAEKTEFHEGETAGYFDGCLPIEVMAERGRETLRHGPMKPVGLTNAHNPTEKPYAVVQLRRDNALGTLYNIVGFQTKMKYGSQTDVFRKIPGLQNASFARLGGIHRNSFLNSPRLIDDRLRLRARPNLRFAGQVTGVEGYVESAAMGLLAGRMAAAEALGRDLPPPPATTSMGALVNHITGGADAKTFQPMNVNFGLYPPLDAMRGGRKGRKDRYPAYTDRAKADFQQWLAGQA from the coding sequence ATGGAACCGATCCATATCATCGGCGCCGGCCTTGCCGGATCCGAGGCCGCCTGGCAGATCGCCCGCGCCGGCGTGCCGGTGGTGCTGCACGAGATGCGGCCCCAGGTCGCGACCTTCGCCCACCGCACCGGCGACTGCGCCGAGATGGTCTGCTCGAACAGCTTCCGCTCGGACGACGACCGCATGAACGCCGTCGGCCAACTGCATTGGGAGATGCGGGCGGCCGATGGGTTGATCATGGCCATGGCCGAGCGCCATCGCCTGCCCGCCGGCGGGGCGCTGGCCGTCGACCGCGACGCCTTCTCGCAGGCCGTGACCCAGGCGCTGCGCGACGAGCCGCTGGTCAGCTTCGCGCCGGGCGAGGTGACCGCGCTGCCCGCCGAGGGCCGCTGGATCGTCGCCACCGGCCCGCTGACCTCCGCGGCGCTCGGCCAGTCGATCCGCAGCCTGACCGGGGAAGGCTCGCTGGCCTTCTTCGACGCCATCGCCCCCATCGTCCATGCCGAAAGCATCGACATGTCGATCTGCTGGCGGCAAAGCCGCTACGACAAGGGCGAGACCGAGGAAGAGCGGACCGCCTATATCAACTGCCCGATGACCCGCGCCGATTACGAAGGCTTCATCGACGCGCTGCTGGCGGCGGAAAAGACCGAGTTCCACGAGGGCGAGACGGCCGGCTATTTCGATGGCTGCCTGCCGATCGAGGTCATGGCCGAGCGCGGCCGTGAAACCCTGCGCCACGGACCGATGAAACCCGTGGGCCTGACCAATGCGCACAACCCCACCGAAAAGCCCTATGCTGTGGTGCAACTGCGCCGCGACAATGCGCTGGGGACGCTCTATAATATCGTCGGCTTCCAGACCAAGATGAAATATGGTTCGCAAACCGATGTTTTCAGGAAGATTCCAGGATTGCAGAACGCCAGTTTCGCGCGTCTGGGCGGCATTCACCGCAACAGCTTCCTGAACTCGCCGCGGCTGATCGACGACCGGCTGCGGCTGCGCGCGCGGCCGAACCTGCGCTTCGCCGGCCAGGTGACTGGGGTCGAGGGCTATGTCGAATCCGCCGCCATGGGCCTGCTCGCCGGCCGCATGGCCGCGGCCGAGGCGCTGGGGCGCGACCTGCCGCCGCCGCCCGCCACCACCTCGATGGGGGCGCTGGTCAACCACATCACCGGCGGCGCGGATGCCAAGACCTTCCAACCGATGAACGTGAATTTCGGCCTCTATCCGCCGCTCGACGCGATGCGGGGCGGCCGCAAGGGCCGCAAGGACCGCTACCCGGCCTATACAGACCGCGCGAAAGCCGATTTTCAGCAATGGCTTGCGGGGCAGGCTTGA
- a CDS encoding acyltransferase family protein produces the protein MHRIHSLDYLKLGLAVLVAFGHTYWLQVNMTPYLYMVGNGLMRAMVPTFCIVAGYFLYSAVARDKGGKWLWRVTALYGFWMAVYLPFWLNEVHGPVSLVKTLAWGYFHLWFMAGILVAGAVILLLRGFARRIAPAYEYRILMAAAVVCALIGVVLQYVSLSGIMHIGVKKFSNGLFMCFPFVAIGYLCGRRVARLGMPGLPGRWLVLALTAIGLGLLMAEAWLVQAWRSDQVMLDIPASSYVAAPALFIATLGTAMPAPPLRLDPISASIYFMHVLALHLARSLGFQDLGELMLFAVGLPTLAALLLQRLPIPGFGKPKHRYDAQRGPRA, from the coding sequence TTGCACCGTATACATTCACTGGACTATCTGAAGCTGGGTCTGGCCGTTCTGGTTGCCTTTGGCCATACCTACTGGCTGCAGGTCAACATGACGCCCTATCTCTACATGGTCGGGAACGGGCTGATGCGGGCCATGGTGCCGACCTTCTGCATCGTGGCCGGCTATTTCCTCTATTCGGCGGTGGCCCGCGACAAGGGCGGCAAGTGGCTGTGGCGGGTGACGGCGCTTTACGGTTTCTGGATGGCGGTCTATCTGCCTTTCTGGCTGAACGAGGTGCACGGTCCGGTCTCGCTGGTCAAGACCCTGGCCTGGGGCTATTTCCACCTGTGGTTCATGGCCGGCATCCTGGTCGCCGGGGCGGTGATCCTGTTGCTGCGCGGCTTTGCCCGCAGGATCGCGCCGGCCTATGAATATCGTATCCTGATGGCGGCGGCGGTGGTCTGCGCGCTGATCGGCGTGGTGCTGCAATATGTCAGCCTGTCGGGGATCATGCATATCGGCGTGAAGAAGTTCTCGAACGGCCTGTTCATGTGCTTTCCCTTCGTCGCCATCGGCTATCTCTGCGGGCGGCGGGTGGCGCGGCTGGGAATGCCGGGCCTTCCGGGGCGCTGGCTGGTTCTGGCCCTGACCGCCATCGGGCTGGGGCTGTTGATGGCCGAGGCGTGGCTGGTCCAGGCCTGGCGCAGCGATCAGGTGATGCTGGACATTCCCGCCAGTTCCTATGTCGCGGCGCCGGCGCTGTTCATCGCCACCCTGGGCACGGCCATGCCGGCGCCGCCGCTTCGGCTCGACCCGATTTCGGCTTCGATCTATTTCATGCATGTGCTGGCGCTGCATCTGGCGCGCTCGCTGGGCTTTCAGGATCTGGGCGAGCTGATGCTGTTCGCGGTCGGGTTGCCGACCCTGGCGGCGCTGCTGCTGCAGCGGCTGCCGATTCCCGGCTTCGGCAAGCCGAAACATCGCTACGACGCGCAGCGCGGCCCCCGCGCCTGA
- the ligA gene encoding NAD-dependent DNA ligase LigA — MAGEDEDRAVPAAEAALPPVSSLDAGTAAEEHARLSALVTRANLAYYREDAPFISDAEYDAGKRRLEAIEARFPGLAHPASPTAQVGAAPDTRFAKIPHRLPMLSLENGFTPGDVEAFVQRVRSFLNLAADATLELTAEPKIDGLSLSLRYEGGRLVQAATRGDGAVGENVTANARTIADIPERLAGEDWPGVLEIRGEVYMSHADFATLNQSDGGRVFANPRNAAAGSLRQLDPAVTASRPLRFFAYAWGEVSAPVAGTQMEAVRRMQDFGFQTNPLTRICASVQQMMAAWAEIEQMRATLGYDIDGVVYKVNDLAYQARLGMRSTTPRWALAHKFPAERAWTRLEAIDIQVGRTGALSPVARLHPVTVGGVVVSNATLHNEDYIAGRGADGSEIRGGKDIRIGDWVEVYRAGDVIPKVADVDLAKRPPAAVPYAFPETCPECGSPAIREEGDSVRRCTGGLICPAQAVEKLRHFVSRAAFDIEGLGAKLVEELFRDGWIAEPADIFTLQDRYGPGRLTQLKNREGWGEKSAASLFQAIEKRREIPMARLLFALGIRHVGEVAAQDLARHYGGWEALEAALDTARPAALAQRLVEEATQAEREAALAESRRARPSEARAAVLAQVELPADAAAAWAGLIAADGIGPVLAMSLSDAFANARERAAIDRLVGFLTVLPPGKRATDSAITGKTLVFTGTLEKMTRAEAKARAEALGAHVAGSVSAKTDLLIAGPGAGSKAKKAAELGIKVIDEDEWLAIAQG; from the coding sequence ATGGCCGGAGAAGACGAGGATCGGGCCGTTCCGGCAGCGGAAGCCGCCTTGCCGCCGGTCTCCAGCCTGGATGCCGGGACGGCGGCTGAGGAACATGCGCGGCTGAGCGCATTGGTGACGCGCGCCAACCTGGCCTATTACCGGGAAGACGCGCCTTTCATCAGCGATGCGGAATACGATGCCGGCAAGCGGCGGCTGGAAGCGATCGAGGCGCGCTTCCCCGGGCTCGCGCATCCGGCCAGCCCGACGGCGCAGGTCGGCGCCGCGCCCGACACGCGCTTCGCCAAGATCCCGCATCGCCTGCCGATGCTGTCGCTGGAAAACGGCTTTACCCCGGGCGATGTCGAGGCCTTCGTGCAGCGGGTGCGCTCTTTCCTGAACCTTGCTGCCGACGCAACGCTGGAACTGACGGCCGAGCCGAAGATCGACGGCCTGTCGCTATCCCTGCGCTACGAGGGCGGGCGGCTGGTCCAGGCCGCCACCCGCGGCGACGGCGCGGTGGGCGAGAACGTGACCGCCAATGCCCGCACCATCGCCGATATTCCCGAGCGTCTCGCCGGCGAGGACTGGCCCGGGGTTCTGGAGATCCGCGGCGAGGTCTACATGTCGCACGCGGATTTCGCGACGCTGAACCAGTCCGACGGCGGCCGGGTCTTCGCCAACCCGCGCAATGCGGCGGCGGGCTCGCTGCGCCAGCTCGACCCGGCAGTGACGGCATCGCGGCCGTTGCGCTTCTTCGCTTATGCCTGGGGCGAGGTCAGCGCGCCCGTCGCCGGCACGCAGATGGAAGCGGTGCGGCGGATGCAGGATTTCGGGTTCCAGACCAATCCGCTGACCCGGATCTGCGCCTCGGTCCAGCAGATGATGGCCGCCTGGGCCGAGATCGAGCAGATGCGCGCGACCTTGGGCTATGACATCGACGGCGTGGTCTACAAGGTCAACGATCTGGCCTATCAGGCGCGACTCGGCATGCGCTCGACGACGCCGCGATGGGCCCTGGCGCACAAGTTCCCGGCCGAGCGGGCCTGGACGCGGCTGGAGGCCATCGACATCCAGGTCGGCCGCACCGGCGCGCTCAGCCCGGTGGCGCGGCTGCATCCGGTGACGGTGGGCGGGGTCGTGGTCTCGAACGCCACCCTGCATAACGAGGATTACATCGCCGGCCGCGGCGCCGATGGCAGCGAGATCCGCGGCGGCAAGGACATCCGCATCGGCGACTGGGTCGAGGTCTATCGCGCCGGGGACGTGATCCCCAAGGTCGCCGATGTCGATCTGGCCAAGCGGCCGCCCGCGGCCGTGCCCTATGCCTTCCCCGAGACCTGCCCGGAATGCGGCTCGCCCGCCATCCGGGAAGAAGGCGACTCGGTCCGCCGCTGCACCGGCGGTCTGATCTGCCCGGCCCAGGCGGTGGAAAAGCTGCGCCATTTCGTCTCGCGCGCCGCCTTCGACATCGAGGGGCTGGGCGCCAAGCTGGTCGAGGAATTGTTCCGCGACGGCTGGATCGCCGAGCCGGCCGACATCTTCACCCTGCAGGACCGCTACGGTCCCGGCCGGCTGACCCAGCTGAAGAACCGCGAGGGCTGGGGCGAGAAAAGCGCCGCCAGCCTGTTCCAGGCCATCGAGAAGCGCCGCGAGATTCCGATGGCGCGGCTGCTGTTCGCGCTTGGCATCCGCCATGTCGGCGAGGTGGCGGCCCAGGATCTGGCCCGCCATTACGGCGGCTGGGAAGCGTTGGAGGCGGCGCTGGATACCGCGCGCCCGGCGGCGCTGGCGCAGCGCCTGGTCGAGGAAGCCACGCAGGCCGAGCGCGAGGCGGCGCTGGCCGAAAGCCGCCGCGCGCGCCCGTCCGAGGCGCGTGCCGCCGTGCTGGCGCAGGTCGAGCTGCCGGCCGATGCCGCCGCGGCCTGGGCCGGCCTGATTGCTGCCGACGGCATCGGCCCGGTGCTGGCCATGTCGCTGTCCGACGCCTTCGCCAATGCGCGCGAGCGGGCGGCGATCGACCGGCTGGTCGGCTTCCTGACCGTGCTGCCTCCTGGAAAGCGCGCCACCGACAGCGCCATCACCGGCAAGACCCTGGTCTTTACCGGAACGCTGGAAAAGATGACCCGGGCCGAGGCCAAGGCGCGGGCCGAGGCGCTTGGCGCCCATGTCGCGGGCTCGGTCTCGGCCAAGACCGATCTGCTGATCGCGGGCCCCGGTGCCGGGTCGAAGGCGAAGAAGGCCGCCGAACTGGGCATCAAGGTCATCGACGAGGACGAATGGCTGGCGATCGCCCAGGGGTGA
- the hisI gene encoding phosphoribosyl-AMP cyclohydrolase, which translates to MFDPASLKYDANGLIPAIAQDHRSGEVLMMAWMNAESLRRTLDSGQVTYWSRSRQGFWAKGESSGHVQRLVELRLDCDRDCLLLLVDQHGPACHTNRRSCFYTAIRDGREVEIMAPSEA; encoded by the coding sequence ATGTTCGACCCTGCCAGCCTGAAATATGACGCGAACGGGCTGATTCCCGCCATCGCGCAGGATCATCGCAGCGGCGAGGTGCTGATGATGGCCTGGATGAACGCGGAATCGCTGCGCCGGACGCTGGATTCGGGACAGGTGACCTATTGGTCGCGCTCGCGCCAGGGCTTCTGGGCCAAGGGCGAAAGTTCGGGCCATGTGCAGAGGCTGGTCGAACTGCGGCTGGATTGCGACCGCGACTGTCTGCTGCTGCTGGTCGACCAGCATGGGCCGGCCTGCCACACCAACCGGCGCAGTTGCTTCTATACCGCGATCCGCGACGGGCGCGAGGTGGAGATCATGGCGCCGTCAGAAGCCTAG
- the gluQRS gene encoding tRNA glutamyl-Q(34) synthetase GluQRS: MNRTRFAPSPTGPLHLGHAFAALTAARLADPGQFLLRIEDIDQSRCRPEYEVLIAEDLRWLGLDWPRPVMRQSERLPAYQVALDRLAAMGLTYPCRCRRADIRAALAAPQEDAAQVVGPDGPVYPGTCRHRRMAEAGPEEAIRLNAARALEHLGLDEIAFLDENIAPGLPHRLSAQDFIAGVGDVVLARRGMGTSYHLAVVVDDAAQGITLVTRGKDLLDSTWIHIILQKLLELSTPRYHHHRLIRDADGKRLAKRDDARALKLFRDEGISAAQIRRQLGF; the protein is encoded by the coding sequence TTGAACCGGACCCGGTTCGCCCCCTCGCCGACCGGCCCCCTGCATCTGGGCCATGCCTTCGCGGCGCTGACCGCGGCGCGGCTGGCCGATCCCGGCCAGTTCCTGCTGCGCATCGAGGATATCGACCAAAGCCGCTGCCGCCCGGAATACGAGGTGCTGATCGCCGAGGATCTGCGCTGGCTGGGCCTTGACTGGCCGCGACCGGTCATGCGCCAGTCCGAACGCCTGCCGGCCTATCAGGTGGCCCTGGACCGGCTGGCGGCAATGGGGCTGACCTATCCCTGTCGGTGCCGCCGCGCCGACATCCGCGCCGCGCTCGCGGCACCGCAAGAGGACGCGGCGCAGGTGGTCGGCCCGGACGGCCCGGTCTATCCCGGCACCTGCCGCCACCGCCGCATGGCCGAGGCCGGGCCAGAGGAGGCCATCCGCCTGAACGCCGCCCGCGCGCTGGAGCATCTGGGCCTCGACGAGATCGCCTTTCTGGACGAGAACATCGCCCCCGGCCTGCCGCACCGGCTAAGCGCGCAGGACTTCATCGCCGGGGTCGGCGATGTGGTGCTGGCCCGGCGCGGCATGGGCACCAGTTACCACCTTGCGGTGGTGGTGGACGACGCCGCCCAAGGCATCACCCTGGTGACGCGTGGAAAAGATCTTTTGGATTCAACGTGGATCCATATCATTCTTCAGAAATTGCTAGAACTTTCGACGCCACGCTACCACCATCACCGGCTGATCCGGGACGCAGACGGCAAGCGACTGGCCAAACGCGACGATGCCCGGGCGCTGAAGCTGTTCCGCGACGAGGGCATCAGCGCCGCGCAGATCCGCCGCCAGCTAGGCTTCTGA
- a CDS encoding iron-sulfur cluster assembly scaffold protein: protein MADSDLMQLYSRRILALASDIPHLGKLDHATGSAHRRSPQCGSSVTAHVVMHDGRVAEFAQEVRACALGQASAGVLGRTALGRTRDEIASARDALQAMLKSDGPAPAPPFEELEALLPAREFPNRHASILLAWEALLGAIDASPA from the coding sequence ATGGCCGACAGCGACCTGATGCAGCTCTACTCGCGGCGCATCCTGGCGCTGGCCTCGGACATTCCGCATCTGGGCAAGCTCGATCACGCCACGGGCAGCGCGCACCGCCGCTCGCCGCAATGCGGCTCCTCGGTGACGGCGCATGTGGTGATGCACGACGGCCGGGTCGCCGAATTCGCGCAGGAGGTGCGGGCCTGTGCCCTGGGCCAGGCCTCGGCCGGGGTATTGGGCCGCACGGCGCTCGGCCGCACCCGCGACGAGATCGCAAGCGCCCGCGACGCATTGCAGGCCATGCTGAAATCCGACGGCCCCGCCCCGGCGCCGCCCTTCGAGGAACTCGAGGCGCTGCTGCCCGCCCGGGAATTCCCGAACCGCCACGCCTCGATCCTGCTGGCCTGGGAGGCGCTGCTGGGCGCCATCGACGCCTCGCCGGCCTGA
- a CDS encoding alpha-hydroxy acid oxidase: MPAITCIDDLKTLYRRRAPRMFYDYAESGSYTESTFRENCTDFQRIKLRQRVAVDMTGRTTKSTMIGQEVAMPVALAPVGMTGMQCADGEIKAARAARDFGVPYTLSTMSICSLEDVAEAVQAPFWFQLYVMRDQEFLEAIIERARRARCSALVLTLDLQILGQRHKDLKNGLSAPPKLTLPVLLDLATKWRWGIGMLRTKRRFFGNIVGHAKGVGDTSSLSSWTAEQFDPQLDWDKIARIRDLWGGKLILKGINDPEDARMAAGFGADAIIVSNHGGRQLDGAVSAIRMLPEIVQAVGDQVEIHLDSGIRSGQDVLKALALGAHAAHIGRAYIYGLGAMGEAGVTRALEIIRNELDVTMALCGERDVTALGRQNLLIPPDFLQPWA, encoded by the coding sequence ATGCCGGCCATCACCTGCATCGACGATCTGAAGACGCTCTATCGTCGGCGCGCGCCGCGCATGTTCTACGACTACGCGGAAAGCGGCAGCTATACCGAAAGCACCTTCCGCGAGAACTGCACGGATTTCCAGCGCATCAAGCTGCGCCAGCGGGTCGCGGTGGACATGACCGGCCGCACCACCAAAAGCACGATGATCGGCCAAGAGGTGGCCATGCCGGTGGCACTGGCCCCGGTCGGGATGACCGGCATGCAATGCGCCGACGGCGAGATCAAGGCGGCGCGGGCGGCGCGGGATTTCGGCGTGCCCTACACGCTGTCCACCATGTCGATCTGCTCGCTCGAGGATGTGGCCGAGGCGGTGCAGGCGCCGTTCTGGTTCCAGCTCTATGTGATGCGCGACCAGGAATTCCTCGAGGCGATCATCGAGCGGGCCCGGCGCGCCCGGTGCTCGGCACTGGTGCTGACGCTGGACCTGCAGATCCTCGGCCAGCGCCACAAGGATCTGAAGAACGGCCTGTCGGCGCCGCCGAAGCTGACGCTGCCGGTCCTGCTGGACCTGGCGACGAAATGGCGCTGGGGCATCGGGATGCTGCGGACCAAGCGCCGCTTCTTCGGCAATATCGTCGGCCATGCCAAGGGCGTGGGCGACACCTCGTCGCTGTCGAGCTGGACGGCCGAGCAGTTCGACCCGCAGCTCGATTGGGACAAGATCGCCCGCATCCGCGACCTCTGGGGCGGCAAGCTGATCCTGAAGGGCATCAACGACCCCGAGGACGCCCGCATGGCCGCCGGCTTCGGCGCCGATGCGATCATCGTCAGCAACCACGGCGGCCGGCAACTGGACGGCGCGGTCAGCGCGATCCGCATGCTACCCGAGATCGTGCAGGCGGTCGGCGACCAGGTCGAGATCCATCTCGACAGCGGCATCCGCTCGGGCCAGGACGTGCTGAAGGCGCTGGCGCTGGGGGCGCATGCCGCCCATATCGGCCGCGCCTATATCTACGGGCTCGGCGCCATGGGCGAGGCCGGAGTGACCCGGGCGCTGGAGATCATCCGCAACGAGCTGGACGTGACCATGGCGCTGTGCGGCGAACGCGACGTGACGGCGCTGGGGCGGCAGAACTTGCTGATCCCGCCGGATTTCCTGCAACCCTGGGCCTGA
- the recG gene encoding ATP-dependent DNA helicase RecG yields the protein MAGDRPGVTGRPPALFPLFAGVETLPGVGPRAAEAFAQMGVTRLRDLILTLPHSGIRRRRIARLAEARPPEIVTVAVTVQRHSPPTAKGRPWRVHCSDGGADLQLVFFHPRRDWIESQLPVGAGRLVSGKIELFDGMAQMVHPDHIGAEGSDPPPDFEPVYPLSGRLTQGVVQKAVQAAMGRLPQAGEWIDVSVVAREGWPAWAEALARAHAPEGPAGLSPTDPARARLAYDELFAHQMTLALLRRDRRRQAGLATQGGGHLRARVLAGLPWPPTGAQARAVEEIAADMAAPRRMNRLLQGDVGAGKTLVAFLALLVAVEAGGQGVLMAPTEILARQHFRALEPLARLAGIRLEALTGRDKGDARANILTDLAEGRIDILVGTHAVIQKTVAFHDLRLAIVDEQHRFGVNQRMELGTKGGHQPPDMLVMTATPIPRSLALAQFGDMDLSVLDEKPAGRQPIRTTVISDGRMGEVVEHLARALDAGARAYWVCPLVEESEAIDLTAAEARFQALRARFGERVRLVHGQMPPEERDAAMADFAAGRARILVATTVIEVGVDVPEATIMVIEHAESFGLAQLHQLRGRVGRGSGASSCLLMYHEPLSETGRRRLTILRETEDGFRIAEEDLAMRGAGDVIGTAQSGLPRFRIADLERQSGLMALARKDAQSFLERDPAMESERGHAVRLLLWLMEQDRAIRLISAG from the coding sequence ATGGCTGGCGATCGCCCAGGGGTGACGGGCCGCCCGCCGGCGCTGTTTCCGCTGTTCGCGGGCGTCGAGACCCTGCCGGGCGTCGGGCCGCGCGCGGCCGAGGCCTTCGCCCAGATGGGCGTGACGCGGCTGCGCGACCTGATCCTGACCCTGCCGCATTCCGGCATCCGCCGCCGCCGCATCGCCCGGCTGGCCGAGGCCCGTCCGCCCGAGATCGTCACCGTGGCAGTCACCGTGCAGCGTCACAGCCCGCCCACGGCCAAGGGGCGGCCCTGGCGGGTGCATTGCTCGGATGGCGGTGCCGATCTGCAGCTGGTGTTCTTCCACCCGCGCCGGGACTGGATCGAAAGCCAGTTGCCCGTGGGCGCGGGGCGGCTGGTCTCGGGCAAGATCGAGCTGTTCGACGGCATGGCGCAGATGGTGCACCCCGACCATATCGGCGCCGAGGGCTCGGACCCGCCGCCGGATTTCGAGCCGGTCTATCCGCTGTCGGGCCGGCTGACGCAGGGCGTGGTGCAAAAGGCGGTGCAAGCGGCGATGGGGCGGTTGCCGCAGGCGGGGGAATGGATCGACGTCTCGGTCGTGGCGCGCGAGGGCTGGCCCGCCTGGGCCGAGGCGCTGGCCCGCGCCCATGCGCCCGAGGGGCCGGCCGGCCTGTCGCCGACCGATCCGGCGCGCGCCCGGCTGGCCTATGACGAGCTTTTCGCGCATCAGATGACCCTGGCGCTGCTGCGCCGCGACCGGCGGCGGCAGGCGGGGCTGGCGACGCAGGGCGGCGGGCATCTGCGGGCCAGGGTTCTGGCCGGGCTGCCCTGGCCGCCGACCGGTGCGCAGGCCCGCGCCGTCGAGGAGATCGCCGCCGACATGGCCGCACCGCGGCGGATGAACCGGCTGCTGCAGGGCGATGTCGGCGCCGGCAAGACGCTGGTCGCGTTCCTGGCGCTGCTGGTCGCGGTCGAGGCGGGCGGGCAGGGCGTGCTGATGGCCCCGACCGAGATCCTGGCCCGCCAGCATTTCCGGGCGCTGGAGCCGCTGGCCCGGCTTGCCGGCATCCGGCTCGAGGCGCTGACCGGCCGCGACAAGGGCGATGCCCGCGCCAATATCCTGACCGACCTGGCCGAGGGGCGCATCGACATCCTGGTCGGCACCCATGCGGTGATCCAGAAGACCGTCGCCTTCCACGACCTGCGGCTGGCCATCGTCGACGAGCAGCACCGGTTCGGCGTCAACCAGCGCATGGAGCTGGGCACCAAGGGCGGGCATCAGCCGCCCGACATGCTGGTGATGACGGCGACGCCGATCCCGCGCTCGCTGGCGCTGGCGCAATTCGGCGACATGGATCTGTCGGTGCTGGACGAAAAGCCCGCCGGGCGGCAGCCGATCCGCACCACGGTGATCTCGGACGGGCGCATGGGCGAGGTGGTCGAGCATCTGGCCCGCGCGCTCGACGCCGGTGCCCGGGCCTATTGGGTCTGCCCGCTGGTCGAGGAAAGCGAGGCGATCGACCTGACCGCCGCCGAGGCGCGCTTCCAGGCGTTGCGGGCGCGGTTCGGAGAGCGGGTGCGGCTGGTCCACGGCCAGATGCCGCCCGAGGAGCGCGACGCCGCCATGGCCGATTTCGCGGCCGGCCGGGCGCGCATCCTGGTCGCGACCACGGTGATCGAGGTCGGCGTGGACGTGCCCGAGGCGACGATCATGGTGATCGAACACGCCGAAAGCTTCGGCCTGGCGCAGTTGCATCAGCTGCGCGGCCGGGTCGGGCGCGGCTCGGGCGCCTCGAGCTGCCTGCTGATGTATCACGAGCCCTTGTCGGAGACCGGCCGGCGGCGGCTGACGATCCTGCGCGAAACCGAGGACGGCTTCCGCATCGCCGAGGAAGACCTGGCGATGCGTGGCGCCGGCGATGTAATCGGTACCGCGCAATCCGGCCTGCCGCGATTCCGCATCGCCGACCTGGAGCGCCAGTCGGGGCTGATGGCGCTGGCGCGCAAGGACGCGCAGAGCTTCCTGGAGCGCGACCCGGCCATGGAGAGCGAGCGCGGCCATGCCGTGCGGCTGCTGCTGTGGCTGATGGAGCAGGACCGGGCCATCCGGCTGATCAGCGCCGGATAG
- a CDS encoding 50S ribosomal protein L25/general stress protein Ctc has protein sequence MAKEIPDLVAEARAGTGKGAARQARREGKVPGIVYGDGKEPQPIQIEFNSLLTKLRAGRFMSTLWNLKVEGQDDVRVVCRGVQRDVVKDLPTHIDFMRLHRNTRVNLFIHVNFENHDAAPGLKRGGTLVVVRPEVELVVTASDIPEQITVDLTGKQIGDTIHIEDVVLPAGVKPTIDRNFVIANIAAPSGLRSADNEETAAEGEAAEA, from the coding sequence ATGGCCAAAGAGATCCCGGATCTGGTGGCCGAGGCACGCGCGGGGACAGGCAAGGGGGCCGCCCGCCAAGCTCGCCGCGAAGGCAAGGTGCCCGGCATCGTTTATGGCGACGGCAAAGAGCCGCAGCCGATCCAAATCGAGTTCAACTCGCTGCTGACCAAGCTGCGCGCCGGCCGCTTCATGTCCACGCTGTGGAACCTGAAGGTCGAGGGCCAGGACGACGTGCGCGTCGTCTGCCGCGGCGTCCAGCGCGACGTGGTCAAGGATCTGCCGACGCATATCGACTTCATGCGCCTGCACCGCAACACCCGCGTGAACCTGTTCATCCACGTGAACTTCGAAAACCACGACGCCGCCCCCGGCCTCAAGCGCGGCGGCACGCTGGTCGTGGTGCGCCCCGAGGTCGAGCTGGTCGTGACCGCCTCGGACATCCCCGAGCAGATCACCGTGGACCTGACCGGCAAGCAGATCGGCGACACCATCCACATCGAGGACGTGGTGCTGCCGGCCGGCGTGAAGCCGACCATCGACCGCAATTTCGTCATCGCCAACATCGCCGCGCCCTCGGGCCTGCGCTCGGCCGATAACGAGGAGACTGCTGCCGAAGGCGAAGCCGCCGAGGCCTGA